Proteins encoded by one window of Canis lupus dingo isolate Sandy chromosome 10, ASM325472v2, whole genome shotgun sequence:
- the ECRG4 gene encoding augurin, whose amino-acid sequence MAASSARPAVLALTALALLLLLCLGPGGISGNKLKLLLQKREAPAPAKTNVAVGESKAKEFLSGLKRQKRQLWDRTRPEVQQWYQQFLYMGFDEAKFEDDITYWLNRDRNGHDYDYYQRHYDEDAAIGPQSPYSFRHGASVNYDDY is encoded by the exons ATGGCCGCCTCCTCCGCGCGGCCCGCCGTCCTGGCCCTGACCGCGCTGGCGCTGCTCCTGCTGCTGTGCCTGGGCCCGG GTGGCATAAGTGGGAATAAACTCAAGCTGCTGCTTCAGAAGCGGGAAG CACCTGCTCCAGCTAAGACTAATGTGGCAGTGGGCGAGAGCAAGGCCAAAGAATTCTTGAGCGGCCTGAAGCGCCAGAAGCGACAGCTGTGGGACCGGACTCGGCCAGAGGTCCAGCAGTGGTATCAGCAGTTCCTCTATATGGGTTTCGACGAAGCG aaATTTGAAGATGACATCACTTACTGGCTGAACAGAGATCGAAATGGGCACGACTATGATTACTACCAGCGTCACTATGACGAGGACGCCGCCATCGGTCCCCAGAGCCCCTACAGCTTCAGGCACGGAGCCAGCGTCAACTACGATGACTACTGA